A section of the Apodemus sylvaticus chromosome 10, mApoSyl1.1, whole genome shotgun sequence genome encodes:
- the Kif2b gene encoding kinesin-like protein KIF2B has product MASQFCLPLAPRLSPLKPLKSHFTDFQVGICVAIQRSDKRIHLAVVTEINRENSWVTVEWVEKGVKKGKKIELETVLLLNPALASTEHQRSRRPLRPVSVIPATAIGDQRTATKWIAMIPHRNETPSGDSQTLVIPSNPCLMKRKKSPCLREIEKLQKQREKRRRLQLEIRARRALDINTGNPNFETMRMIEEYRRHLDSSKMSSLEPPEDHRICVCVRKRPLNERETTMKDLDIITIPSHNVVMVHESKQKVDLTRYLENQTFCFDHAFDHTASNELVYQFTARPLVESIFRKGMATCFAYGQTGSGKTHTMGGAFSGKAQDCSKGIYALVAQDVFLLLRTPAYEKLELKVYGTFFEIYGGKVYDLLNWKKKLQVLEDGNQQVQVVGLQEQEVGCVEEVLNLVELGNSCRTSGQTSVNAHSSRSHAVFQLILKSGGKLHGKFSLVDLAGNERGADTAKATRKRQLEGAEINKSLLALKECIRALGKNKSHTPFRASKLTQVLRDSFIGQNSYTCMIATISPGMTSCENTLNTLRYANRVKELALEARPSYHHCLSPSGHQVPLMIENRKTNSEKSLQRDEVIQIPTVQKDEEKESDELTLTKEPAASWSRSNQWWEAIQETAEGVNCDVDFCIAQSLSILEQKIGVLTDIQKKLQLLRDDLQKKSQVE; this is encoded by the coding sequence ATGGCCAGCCAGTTCTGCCTTCCTCTGGCCCCACGCCTCTCACCCCTTAAACCTCTGAAATCCCACTTCACAGACTTCCAGGTGGGCATCTGTGTGGCAATACAGCGCAGTGACAAACGGATTCACCTGGCTGTGGTCACAGAAATCAACAGAGAAAACTCCTGGGTCACGGTAGAGTGGGTTGAGAAAGGAGTCAAAAAGGGAAAGAAGATCGAACTGGAGACTGTACTTCTGTTGAATCCAGCTCTGGCCTCTACTGAACACCAACGGTCACGTAGGCCCCTGCGCCCGGTGTCTGTAATACCTGCTACTGCCATTGGAGACCAGCGTACAGCCACCAAGTGGATTGCGATGATCCCACACAGAAATGAAACCCCCTCGGGGGACAGCCAAACCCTGGTGATCCCCAGCAACCCTTGTCTGATGAAGCGGAAAAAATCCCCCTGCCTGCGGGAAATTGAAAAgctgcagaagcagagagagaagcgcCGGCGACTGCAGCTAGAGATCCGAGCTAGACGAGCCCTTGACATCAACACTGGAAATCCGAACTTTGAGACTATGCGCATGATTGAGGAGTACCGCAGGCATCTAGACAGCAGCAAGATGTCCAGCCTGGAGCCCCCAGAAGACCAccgcatctgtgtgtgtgtgaggaagcGCCCTCTTAATGAGAGAGAGACCACCATGAAGGACCTAGATATCATCACTATTCCCTCGCACAATGTGGTCATGGTTCACGAGTCTAAACAAAAGGTGGACCTGACTCGCTACTTGGAGAACCAGACCTTCTGTTTTGACCATGCCTTCGACCACACGGCATCCAATGAATTAGTTTACCAATTCACCGCCCGGCCTCTTGTGGAGTCCATCTTCCGAAAGGGCATGGCCACTTGTTTTGCCTATGGGCAGACTGGCAGTGGAAAAACCCACACGATGGGTGGAGCCTTTTCAGGAAAGGCCCAAGATTGTTCTAAAGGCATTTACGCCTTGGTAGCTCAGGATGTCTTCCTCTTACTAAGAACCCCCGCCTATGAGAAATTGGAACTCAAAGTCTACGGGACATTTTTTGAGATCTATGGTGGCAAAGTGTACGATCTGTTAAACTGGAAGAAGAAGCTGCAAGTCCTGGAGGATGGAAATCAGCAAGTCCAAGTGGTGGGGCTGCAGGAGCAGGAAGTGGGCTGTGTGGAGGAAGTCCTGAATCTGGTGGAGCTCGGAAATAGCTGTCGGACTTCCGGTCAGACCTCTGTCAACGCCCACTCATCCAGGAGCCACGCTGTGTTCCAGCTCATTCTGAAGTCCGGAGGGAAACTGCACGGCAAGTTTTCCCTTGTTGACTTAGCTGGGAACGAAAGGGGAGCAGACACTGCCAAGGCCACCCGAAAGAGGCAGCTGGAAGGGGCTGAGATAAATAAGAGTCTGCTAGCCCTGAAAGAGTGCATCAGGGCTTTGGGTAAGAACAAGTCTCATACCCCATTCAGAGCCAGCAAACTCACGCAGGTGCTCCGGGACTCCTTCATAGGGCAGAACTCCTACACGTGCATGATCGCTACAATCTCACCCGGGATGACTTCCTGTGAAAATACCCTCAATACTTTAAGATATGCAAACAGAGTCAAAGAATTAGCATTAGAGGCAAGGCCCTCCTACCATCATTGCCTCTCTCCAAGTGGCCATCAAGTACCACTAATGATAGAAAATCGCAAGACCAATTCAGAAAAGTCCCTTCAGAGGGATGAAGTTATTCAGATACCTACTGTAcagaaagatgaagagaaagaaagtgaTGAACTCACATTAACAAAGGAGCCAGCAGCTTCCTGGAGCAGGTCCAATCAGTGGTGGGAGGCCATCCAAGAAACGGCTGAGGGAGTCAACTGTGATGTGGATTTTTGCATTGCGCAGTCTTTATCCATTTTGGAGCAGAAAATTGGTGTGCTGACTGATATCCAAAAGAAGCTCCAGTTGCTACGAGATGACCTCCAAAAGAAAAGCCAAGTTGAGTGA